CGGGCGAACTGCTGGTGCTCCGGCTCCGGGTCGACCGTGGTCAGCACGCCGTCCGGTCGCATGCCGTGCAGCAGATGGATCCCGGAGACGCCGCATCCGGTGCCGATCTCCGCCACCGCCTTCGCGTCCACGGTGGCGGCGAGCAATCGCAGCGCGGCGCCCGCGCCGGGCGACACCGAGCGCAGCCCCGCTTCCCGGGCCCTCTCGCGGGCCCAGTGCAGCGCGTCGTCCTCGGCGACATAGGCGTCGGCGAACGCCCAGCTCGTCTGCCGGTTGCCGGTAATGACCCTCTCCTGTCCCCGTGCTTGCCTGGGCGTGACTGTATCCGTTGACGGCGGGAACCCGCAGATGGGACCAGACGTTTAGGAGGGTGGGAAGAGCAGCGGGGGAAGGACGGGGGGAAACGGATGGATCTGGACCTCGAGCGAGTGCTCACGCAGCCGCATCAGCGCACATCAAGTTCTCTTAAAACCGCTTATCCGGAGCTAACGGGCGAGGTGGCTATGGTAGGGGCTCCACTGGACACCACCAGAGCCAACAGGGGAGGTGCGGCTGCGCCTGTGGATCGGGGAGGAGTGCTACGGCGCCTCCTCAGGTCGTCGGGTGAGCCGAAATCCGTGACTGACATCGCTGACAACCACCACGCTGCCGAGACCGTGCAGAC
The Streptomyces sp. CGMCC 4.7035 DNA segment above includes these coding regions:
- a CDS encoding O-methyltransferase codes for the protein MCGFPPSTDTVTPRQARGQERVITGNRQTSWAFADAYVAEDDALHWARERAREAGLRSVSPGAGAALRLLAATVDAKAVAEIGTGCGVSGIHLLHGMRPDGVLTTVDPEPEHQQFARQAFRASGFASNRARFIPGRALDVLPRLADVGYDLVFCDGDRLEVLDYLAESLRLLRPGGLVVFEGVFANGRTVDSGPQPTEVLRLRELLRTVRESPDLVPSLLPVGEGLLCAVKR